The Dioscorea cayenensis subsp. rotundata cultivar TDr96_F1 chromosome 11, TDr96_F1_v2_PseudoChromosome.rev07_lg8_w22 25.fasta, whole genome shotgun sequence genomic interval GTTTACGTTTCGAATAATCATGCATATTTTCCTGAGCTCGGAGAGTGATCCAATAATGGAGGCCTTGGAAAGAGTATATACTGATCTTAATTATGGAATGCGAGCTATGGCGATAAACTTACCGGGTTTTGCTTACCATAGAGCTCTGAAGGTATTTGTTACTGTTTGATTGAATTCTTCGTTGTATGATGAGAATTGTATCGAATTGCAGGCAAGAAAGACGCTAGTTGCAGTGTTGCAATCGATACTCAATGAGAGGAGGTCGTTGAATGGAGGCAAGCTTCCGAAAGAAAGCAAGGACATGATGGATGCTTTGCTAGAAGTCAAGGATGAACATGGCAGGCAATTGGATGATGAGGAGATTATCGATGTTTTGATCATGTATCTCAATGCTGGTCATGAATCTTCGGGTCATATCACGATGTGGGCAACTGTTTTTCTACAAGAACATCGTAATTGTTTTCGATTAGCCAAGGTATATAGATTTCTGTTTTTCTGCATTTTTACTGTCAAAACTGATGAACCTATTCTAACATGTCTAATGTTATTTAGTTAGAGCAAGAGGAGATTCGAAGGAACAAACCTCCCACGGAGAAAGGATTAACACTCAAGGATGTTCGACAAATGAAATATCTCTCCATGGTTTGTTCATCTTTTATTAAAACCAATGCTGAGCTTGTAAATTTACAAATGCATACATCTAAATTCGATTTGATTTTTGAAGGTTATTGATGAAACATTGCGTCTAGTTAATATCTCATTCGTGGCTTTTCGGCAAGCAACAACAGACGTTGAGATCAATAGTTAGTATTCTCACCACATATACTAATAGCAAATGCTTGATTCTATTGAATACTCAGctcatatatatgcatgatttgatTGATGCAGATTATATCATACCAAAGGGTTGGAAAGTTCAAGTATGGTACAGAAATGTTCACATGGACCAAGAAGTTTATTCTGATCCTAAAGAGTTCAACCCTTCTAGATGGAATGTAAGTATCAGATGATGAGCCttgttttttctcttcatttagTAATCCATGTTCATATTATGAGATTTAAACTGTATAACCTACGATCCAGGGAGTCACACCTAAAGTGGGAACTTTTCTTCCCTTCGGAGGAGGAAGTAGGCTATGTCCGGGAAATGACTTAGCAAAACTCGAGATATCAGTTTTCCTGCACTACTTTCTATTAGATTATAAGTGAGTTCTTCTACATCAGTATCGGTttttctcttgtatttggaattctctatatagttttatatattgttGGTTTGATTGCAGAATGGAGCGGCTAAATCCAAAGAGCCCGGTGAGGTACTTACCTCATCCTCGGCCAAAAGATAACTGCATGGCAAGAATTACAAAGCTCTTGGTATCTGACACTTGATATGAGGTCGAATTGTTTTTGGCTTCAAACAATTCATACAGCAGATAAGCAAGGCTGATCAAGAAGCAAAATGATAAAAAGGAGTTCGATAATTTGTAATTCGATTCTCCAAATTACATCAAGCTTTCTTAAAAGAATGATAGGCATTGCATTGTCAGAGAATTAGATTATGGAGATCTGAATGAAGAACTCATAAGACTTGTGTCCATATGTATACCTACTGCACTTGATGTACCAAGACTTGTCGCCTAAAAAGAACTTATATTTTCTCTTTAATTACTTCTGTGATTGAATTTAGAATTCTTCAATTAGGCAATggagaaattgaaaaaaaaaatattatagctTGCACTTGTGTTGCATTATTTCTGAGGCATTGTCGAAAAGATAAATCGGTAAGAATCAACATGCAGAAATAATAATCAAGGAAACAGTTGATGACAAAGTAGTTTCATAATGATTGAAGattatgtttgaatttttcaatattaaaaaaagggatTGCAAACTAAGTGGTTTTACCTCCACATTTTAACAAAGCCAATAGTTAGCAGGAACCATGTTGTAATCCTTTTTGGCTCATTAATGGTGAGCGTCTTCTTCTTcgcaaaacttggtgtactcCTTCGACCCCATTAAGGAATCCAATTCTGATACATTGCTTGGCTGGACCTTTATCATCCATCCGTCTTCGTATGGACTAGAGTTAAGCTACACGAGCAAAAAGTATATACTGTTAATAACAAAACAGTAGAAATTCTCGAACTAATTATATTCCAGTGTTCATTGCTGTGATGCAAATGGAAAGGAAGGAACAAACCGACCATTTGACTTTTTTATCTTCATATGGACTGAAATTAATCTACTCAAGCAAAAAGTATATACtgtaaacaacaaaaacagCAGAAATTTTCTGGCTTTATTATGTTCCAATACACATTGCTGAAATGCAAATCAAAGGAAAAACAAGTTGATTGGTTGAATTACTTTATTCATGGACTTGGAGTTAATCTACACAAGTGACAAGTATAAACTATAAACCAACAAAACAGCAAAAATACTTCAACTAAATAATATGCATTGCTTCAATGTAAATCTAAAGGAACAAACAAACTAAtcaattgaattattttattccAATATGCATCTTCATATGTACTTGGACTTAATCTACACAAGTATATactacaaacaacaaaaaagtcAAAATAATATGCATTACTGCAATACAAATCGAAAGGAACAAATTGGTTGAATTACTTTATTCCAAAATGCATCTTCATATAGAGTTGGAGTTAATCTATGCAAGCAAAACACACATgctataaacaacaaaaaagcaGAAACACTTCACCTAAATAATATGCATCACCGCAATGCAAATTAAAGGGAACAAACAAACTGATCGCTTGAATTAATTTATTCCAATGTGCATCTTCTATGAATTAGAGTTAATGCACACAAGTGAAAAGTATATACAATTGACAACAAAAACAGCAGAAATTCTCTGACATATTATATTCCAATATGCATTACTGTGATGCAAATCAAAGGGAACAAAAAACTGATAGGttgaattattatatttcaatatgCATCTTCGTATGAATTACAGAGTTAATCTACACAAGTGAAAAGTATGCAATATTAATAACAAAGACAGCAGAGATTCTCCAACTAATTATATTGCAAAATTCATTGCTGCAATGCCAATCAAAGGTTGCAAAAAACTGATTGGCTGGCAAGCAAAATGTATCTCCCACAAACAACAAAAAGCAGCAAAAGTTTTCGAACTTACTCTATTCCAGCatggaaataaaagagaagaaacaaatAGATAGGTTGAATTACCAGGATTGGAGCTTCTGAAAGCTTGGTATTAACTTCAATAATTTCACCAGAAATTGGAGAATTAACATCACTTGTTGCTTTAACACTCTCCACTGCTCCAAAGCTACCACCTTTGGTCACTTTACTCCCAGATTCAGGCAGATCAACAAACACCACATCTCCCAAATGACCCTGCACAATAATGTCTTAAAAAAATCACCATCAAATGGACAACTTGGATTCAAATTCTGCTCACCTGGGCGTGGTCAGTGATGCCAACAGTAGCCACAGAGCCCTCATGCTTCACCCATTCATGAGAAGGGCTATACTTCAGGCCATCCAAAACTgataagaaacaagaaaaaaaaaaaacagctttACAAGAACAAAACCAACAAGTGCAAGTTTAATGAATGCAATGCAGTAAAATGATGGGAGGAAGTTCATGGATTACCAGAAGAGAAGCATCTGAAGAAGGTAGGAGCTCTAGCTCCATTGCAAGAGATTTTGAGCACATTGGCAGCTGAAGAAGCCCAGAGTTTCAAAGCCATTGCTATGCTCTCtcactcttctccttcttctccttcttcttcttattcttcttgaGGCAAAGCAGTGGTTTTAGTGTTTGATAGTACTAAAAAAatggattttgttttgttgagtgGATACCATTCATAGCCTCATCTACTCATTGTGCAAACCATGTTTGGGGTTTTCTTTGCATGACATGGAAATTATTTTTTCCTAGgggtgaaaaatataaaaaataatgattaaaaaataataatttcaaatttgttatgatttttaaaCTAACCAACGGCgtttgggtcaattggtatcgGGTCTCTTGCGTAGGCCGTTCATTTCGGGGAGGACCCGAGATCGAACCTCATGTCTTACGTAAGGTGAGAACACATGGGTCGACGTTGAGTCTTGCTCCTCACACGTGCACGCCCCTGGGTTCTGGTGCTTGTCGCatttttcaaaaggaaaaaaaaatctttaaactaaaaaaataatataaaaagtctCTAAATTACAAAAAccaatttagatatttttattaaaaaattcttttgatTATTGACACACTTGAGCAAAGAGTTACTAGGAGCTCTATAAAGACTGATAGGTGATAGCGAGGCAAATTTTTATGTGTCAACTccgttgaataaaaaaaataaaaaaaattctaaccatgaagtaaaatgaataattttggtTCTCGTATATGGACCTGAAGAATATGAAGAatagtaattatataatatactcGTTTAAAAACTATTTGTCAAGTAGTAGCTAATAAACactgaaaaaaaaggaaaaaaatcattaataaaaatgaacaccgaaaaaaaaggaaaaaatcattaataaaaatgacaaaataattccaaaatattttttttagggaTGCAAGTATATGAGTAAAATGAAACTTCATTGaagtaaaaatttatgtttgttCATTGCAATGGGATACATGTAAGTTTGCATTTTAAAAGATATgttaatcatttaattattataatatttttttaataaaaaatttaaaaatagaaaattaaaatatttaaaaaaaaatcttcgtAGCACATTAATTTAGGGTTATTTGGTTCCCTACATTTTAAATCATAATGTAAGAGAAATGATGTTTAAGTGAACATATTgtgattcaaattttaaaaatgttgtttgaTTTCTGCAAATATAAATGAtgtgtttagtttttttatttagttttttataattttgagcatagaatcaatcatatatatttttttagaggagacaatatcaaataaatttttttatagacaATTCCAATTAATATTTAGAGGtttacaatagaaaaaaaaatcattttagaaTAATATTCTCTATAATAGTTGAGAAGAGCTGATTCATTGAAAAAAGGATGAACATATGACATCTAATTATAaagaaattgtattttattttaattctattCTAACAAACCAAAGAGTTTTCTAAAGGAGAAAAATTCCTTGCATGACCATTGGAAGAGATAACTGataatatagattttttaaaattttatatgttgaATGAAATGAACATGGTAAAAAGTAggttttcataataaaaatttttaattgacttTTGGTcataatgatatatattaataaaaatgatttgaggatatataagaaaatatccTTTTTAAAAGTAAGGGTACATAAATACTGTTGGTGTTGAGGTTCTTTGAAGTGTcgagaagaaaagataaaaagaaaatagtgcATTAGTCTTTAAGGCATaagcaacatttttttttaggtttaattCGTCTCTacctaatttcaaaccttggaTACAAATTGGATTGAATGAcgaatttcttttaaaatataatgaagagccttgagtatggtttgcaATCCTAAACTAAAGCAAAAACAACAATGGCTTTTACAAAGTGAAAATTTGCTTAtatcttttgtgcactcaaaAAACAAAGCAAGTGAATTTGTGAAaagtttgttttcattcaatTGGCTTGAATGATGGTAGAAGATCATTTTTGTAGATATGAAGTGGTGTTATATAAAGAGACACGTCACTTCAATAATGAGGCTTACTAAAGAGACACATCACTTCAATATACAACTTCATTAATGAGTGTTTATTAAAGAGATACACTACTTTAAAGAGTATTAATTATAGAGACACACCATTTCAAATAAATCTTAATACTtgtcattaattaatgaaattacaaatgacaACTTTTCATTAATCTTATTACGAATGATGCTAATTATATCTCTTTATCTTACATTCTTTCCAAGTGTCTTTTGGAGTTTTAACTACCCTCAGTGTTTTAGTCTTGTCTCTTCATGAAAAGGCATAGATAACTTCCTATATGGCTCTTCATATAAAAGGTATGATAAAGAGATACacctctttatttttaaaatcctctcacaAGTACTTACacatctttatttttgaaaaagactTACACATTTTTATAGGAGTATGCATGGGAAAAAACCTTTGTATTATAATGGTTTTTTCTGgaaaagattttttataatattaaattaaacaaaaaaacttaaaaaaaaaactaaacaaaagatTGAGTTTTATAGAAGTTGAATGAGACTAGTAAGTAGCTATGGCCATTCTTGTTCAACCTTACAGAAATTATGCTTTGAATTTTGGTATGATACATAGGTTTGAGGCTATGATCAATCATAATTTTAATCACCTTATATATGTAGATGATTTGATTCTAGTTACCAAAAATGCTCCTATAACtgacataatttattatttacatcTGAATATTTACTCCCACTTAACTGACCAAAAAACCTAATTATACCAGATTTACAGTCTATCTCCCTAAATggattaacaaaaaataatctaaaactaGTAGctccattttaaattttaggattgacaattattattttagctatttaggTGCTCTAATTAATAGCTCCCAGGAAATTTCTTATGGctcaatttaagcctatgatATCTAGGGTTTCTAATATCATTGCTTCTTGGAGCCATAAAAATTTATCTCTAAATAGTAAAATAACTTTAATTAAGAATTCCTTGGTATTAGAGCATCTTTAGTGGTTAGACTATCCTAGAGTTTGATGATCATGTAATCTCATCAATCCATTAAACTCTTACTCATTAAACTATCTCCCATAatagttatactataaaatGGGACCCATAATCAACCTATCAACGCATTAAACTATCTCTCATtatttatactataaaataggacccacaattatttcatccattttttaaactattaacattaatatatttcattaaaacatatttatttaatatattcttgaatatttaaaacaaaatttaataacatatttaaaattatatttcaaaataaatatttaaaatataataaaattgccctatattattttgaaaagaaaaaacaattaatttgtgATGTGAATTAATTTgtcatgaaaaattttgaaaattatttggaaaattcGGAGCTTGGGAAGATGGAGGAGTAATTTGATCcataatataattgaaaattcgAAAATGAAGAAGTGGAGAAGAATGTATGTTTTGTTTGAGTGTGTGGGTGTgtttatagaaataaaataaaaatttaagaattaaaaattttaaaaaaaattaaaaagagtcATTGCATCATTCAAActgttgaatttaaaaaaataaaaaatattaaaagatatGATCAAACAACCGTCCACCACAGCGGCACCGTCGTGTCAAGGACGAAGAAgtggatgttggggatgccgttcaacttactctaGATACCGGGGTCATCCtgggtgaagtaacggttatGGCGGAAGCTTGCTTGAAGagtttagagagagagagagagacgtaTTCACAAAAGAGGTTTCTTTATTGCATTGATGGGGATGAAAGGGATTTCCCTTATGGTGGGGGAAGTGATGCCCTCATCTTACAAACTAAGGGGCCTTATATAAGCTCcaagacttaacccttaagtcATGCTATTCATGACATGACATATACCAAACTTACCTATTCCtaacaagacacttaccaaacccactTATTACAAGTATGTcattcaacagtaaaactactgttgTTACAGTTGTaaacctattttacacactaaaaaaaacaaacaccgactcttttacataataaaaacaaacaacactgCTTCAGTCCACCAAGATGTCGTAAGCTGGGATAGGTAAAAATCTGAAACAATGAAAGTCTTTCTAGCCTTCCATCATGTTGGCTAGATTTTCTTCAGCAATATAATCCAAGCCTTCTAGAGATCCTTTTGGACTTGGTAGCATTAAAATCTCTACTGGGATACTTAATCTTGAATAATCTCCAAAGCGATACTCTCTTGCCCATGAGCAGACTTCATGATTTTTGTTTCTAGCACCATTTGACACCTTTGATTATCAGTAATTGTAGGGCAAGTTCTCTTCCAATCAGTGGAGATTGCACATGCTCGCCATAGCTTCATTTGTCTTTTGATATCTCCTAGAATGATCATATCTTCAAGTCTGATAGGAGTTACCCTTTCTTGTTCAGGCTTATGATGGCGAAGGAGAGTGATCTTGATATGATGCCTTGCTTCATCGAGATAGCCTTCATCTTAACAAGGAGGAATTGAATTTAATTCTAGATTTACATACTCATCAATTTGTGGTCCAAGAGCTTTGAAGAATTTTTGTAGAATATGTATCAGCTGCCAGTAGTCATTTAGAAAATTTGCTTGCTTCGGACTTGTCAGCATAATTCTAGACAGGTTTCCATGTTTAAAGAGGTTGATGGCTTTTAGCTAGACGCCATTGATTTCTTGATCAAGCCACTGGGACATATCTAAGGAACATTTCACGATAGTGAATCCTTCTTCACATTGACATCCAGTATCTTTATGTGCTAGTTCTCTGAGAACATTTCCAGCTATTTCAAATTCTGCCagaagaatttcttcttttgcaagtTGTCGTAGTACTTCTTGTTCAGAGATAAACTGGTCATATTGAGCTTTCATAACTTTTTTGAAAATGAGTTGTTTTACTTCTTCTATTGGTTCTGGAAATACTTCAAATTTCtctattctttgttttctttcttcagtcataattttcttcatttcttcaacttcttttgtaatttgttgAAGTTGAGCCTTGATCATAataacttcttcattctttttggATATTTCAACTTccaatgttttgattttctttactTGTTCTACCATGTAGTCAAGTGT includes:
- the LOC120272500 gene encoding ent-kaurenoic acid oxidase-like, encoding MIDLGSVMMTVVVITGAVMIAKEAMKRAHKWWQEKKLDKKIRQKLPPGDMGWPVIGNMWTFLRSFKSSDPDSFIGSFVNRFGRTGMYKAFMFGSPTILATTPEVCKIVLMDDEKFIPGWPKATCELIGKKSFIGITNEEHKRLRRLTSTPINGHEALTTYLKFIEDTVVFTLDKWSSMGEIQFLTELRRFTFRIIMHIFLSSESDPIMEALERVYTDLNYGMRAMAINLPGFAYHRALKARKTLVAVLQSILNERRSLNGGKLPKESKDMMDALLEVKDEHGRQLDDEEIIDVLIMYLNAGHESSGHITMWATVFLQEHRNCFRLAKLEQEEIRRNKPPTEKGLTLKDVRQMKYLSMVIDETLRLVNISFVAFRQATTDVEINNYIIPKGWKVQVWYRNVHMDQEVYSDPKEFNPSRWNGVTPKVGTFLPFGGGSRLCPGNDLAKLEISVFLHYFLLDYKMERLNPKSPVRYLPHPRPKDNCMARITKLLVSDT
- the LOC120272501 gene encoding glycine cleavage system H protein, mitochondrial-like: MALKLWASSAANVLKISCNGARAPTFFRCFSSVLDGLKYSPSHEWVKHEGSVATVGITDHAQGHLGDVVFVDLPESGSKVTKGGSFGAVESVKATSDVNSPISGEIIEVNTKLSEAPILLNSSPYEDGWMIKVQPSNVSELDSLMGSKEYTKFCEEEDAHH